The sequence below is a genomic window from Thiomonas sp. FB-Cd.
AGGAACTCATCCGCAAGTTTGCAGAAGCCTCGAATGAGACCGCCGGGGAGCACTTCACCCCGCGCGAGGTCATCTCCCTCATCGTCCACTGCCTGTTTGCAGGAGACGATGAGGCGCTGGCCAAGCCGGGCGTCATCCGCTCCCTCTACGACCCCACAGCCGGCACCGGGGGCATCTTGTCCGTCGGCGAAGCGGTCGCCAGGAGTATCAATCCGTCTGCCGTCATCCGCCTCTTTGGCCAGGAACTCAACGACGAGTCCTACGCCATCTGCAAGGCCGACATGCTCATCAAGGGCCAGGACCCCAAGAACATCGTCCGGGGCAACACCCTTTCGGCAGATGGCTTCGTCGCTGAGACCTTCGACTACGGTGCCGCAAATCCGCCCTTTGGCGTCGACTGGAAGAAGGTGCAGGACGTGGTCAAGGCCGAGCACGAGCGCCGAGGCTACGCCGGACGATTCGGCCCGGGCCTGCCGCGTGTATCGGACGGCTCCCTGTTGTTCCTGATGCACCTCATCTCCAAGATGCGCCCGGCAGCCGAAGGCGGTGGGCGCATTGGCATCGTGCTCAACGGCTCGCCCCTCTTCACTGGAGATGCCGGCTCCGGGGAATCCGAAATCCGGCGCTGGGTTCTGGAGAACGACCTCCTGGACGCCATCATCGCGCTGCCCAACGACCTTTTCTACAACACGGGCATCGCCACCTACATCTGGATTCTGGACAACCACAAGCAAGGCGACCGCAAGGCCAAGGTCCAGCTCATTGACGCCACGCGCATGTACGCCAAGATGAAGAAGAGTCTGGGCAACAAGCGCGTGTACCTGACCGAAGAGCAGATTGTCGAAATCGTTGAGACGTATTCCGGCAACCTCGATGGCGCCACCTTCGGCCTGGAGTACAAGGAGCCGGTCAAAGGTAACGGCCAAGGAGCCGCAAGCGGCCAGGCCGAGGATGAACCGCCACGCGTGGTGTCCAAAATCTTCCCCAGCACCTTCTTCGGCTACCGCAAGGTGACGGTGGACCGCCCTCCGCGGCCCGGCAAGGAGGTGAAGGTCAAGAAGGGGCAGAAGCCCTACGACCCGGACCTGCGTGACACCGAGAGCATCCCGCTGGGCGAGGACATTGCCGCCTACATGCAGCGCGAGGTCCTGCCCCATGTGCCTGACGCTTACGTGAACGAGGGCGTGTGCGACGAGAAGGACGGCAAGGTCGGCAAGGTGGGCTACGAAATCAACTTCAACCGCTACTTCTATGTCTACAAGCCGCCGCGCCCTCCGGAGGTGATTGCCGAGGAAATCAAGGCGATGGAGGCAAGGTTCCTGGAGTTGATGAAGGGAGTGGTGGCGTGAGCAGTCTCACTCCGTTTAGCAGTAACTTGCCCTTGCGGCCGCTGAAATTTGTGGCGCCTCTTCGCGGTGAGAAAGTTGACGCGGTCCCTTCGGAAAGCGAATACCTTGGACTCGAGCAATTCGAGTCCTGGACGGGCCGGTTGTCGGGGGTTGAATTGCAGCAACCGCCGGAAGGTGGCGCGAATGTCTTTGCGAAAGACGATGTACTGTTCGGGAAACTTCGACCCTACCTTGCCAAGGGCTGGACAGCTGACAGGGCTGGATTCTGCACGACGGAAAGCCTTGTCTTGCGACCGCAAGAGGCCGAGCCACGCTTCCTAAGGTATTGCCTGCTCACCTCGGAATTCGTAGAGGCAGTGAACGGTTCAACCTACGGTTCGAAGATGCCGAGAGCGGACTGGTCATTCATCGGGGCGCTAAAGGTGCCGTGTCCCCCGAAACTCCTGCAAGAACGCATCGCCAACTTCCTCGACGAGAAGACGGCGCGGATTGATGCTTTGATTGCAGAGAAGGAGCGGTTGGTTGAGCGGTTACACGAGTACTGGGCGGCGATGTCTGCGGAAATGGTTGTCCGAGGTATACGGCCTTGTGCAACATATATTGAGACGGGCATCCCATGGCTGGGTGAAATTCCAAGCCATTGGCAATTGAGGTCAATGAAGAGTCTATTTCGCCTAGTCGCCGAAGCCAGCGTTGACAACCACGGATTGCAACTGTTGTCGCTCTACACCGATATTGGAGTTCGCCCGAGACAGGAGTTGGAAGAACGTGGGAATAAGGCGACGTCTACTGATGGGTACTGGATGGTCAGAAAGGACGACCTTGTAGTCAATAAGCTCCTGGCTTGGATGGGTGCAATCGCGGCGTCTAGCTACGACGGTGTCACGAGTCCAGCCTATGACATTCTCAGACATCAGGTACCTCTGAACGTTTGGTTCTACGATGCATTGTTCAGAAGTGGCATCTATTTGACGGAACTGAAGAGCAAATTCCGGGGCATCATGGACATGCGTCTACGCCTCTACTTTGAGGAATTTGGCGTAGTCAAGGTGCCTTTTCCTCCCAAGCATGAGCAGGATGAGATTGTTCTCGCCCTTCGGCAAAGGAAGGAGCGCGTAGATGGCTTGATAAGTCACTGCCGAGAACATATCGCCCGCCTCCGCGAATACCGCTCCTCGTTGATTTCCGCCGCGGTCACTGGCCAACTGAACATCGATGATTTCAAAGCTCGTCAGTTGGAGGTTGCGTGAGCATCGACAAGCGCTTCGCTCTCATCGACCGTGATGGCGACCGGCGGTATCCATACATCAAGGGCGAGAGGGGAACGGGCCGCCACGGCTTTGCGATAGGCCGTGACCGGCATGGGAAGGCGGAATACACGACGGACCTTCGACGAGTCATCCAAGCTGTCGTCCTTGAAGGGCTCGGGGTTCGAGCTAGGCCAGAGGAGTCAATCAAGGGGAAAAACGGCAACACCGTGGGACTCTCGCAGAGGGCAATCGAGAGCTACTGGCTAGCACCCGAGTTCTTTCCACTTGTCGCCCAGGCCAAATTTCAGCCAATCAATCGACAAGAGGCAAAAGGGCACGCCGAGTTTGCCAAGGCAGAGGCTGCGTTGGTGTTTTTGGAGGCGCTCACGGCAGACAACTATTCGGCCGCGCTAGACGCACTTGTTGACAAAATTTCGACTGCTCAACGCGCAGTGCTCGTCGGTCACGCATCGGCCGGAGGTCGAACGCTGTCGATGAGTGACATCGCGGAATTGGGTGGCTACGCATCCTATGAAGCTGCGAACACGCAGTACGGCGAACTCGGCAGACTCTTTGCCGACTACTTCGACCTGGACTCGCTTGAGAACGCGACTCAAGCGATAGCGACCATCGCCCCTCCCGGGGCTGATGGGCAGTGGCGCTGGAAATTGCGCCCACAGCTCGTGCAGGCCATGCTGGACCTTGGGCTCATCGAAGGCAAAGTCGACGCCTTGGGCAGAGGCGATGCGGAGCGAGAAATTGATGCAGACCCTCGAACGCAGGGCGTACCCGCGACGACTCGCCAGGCACTTATCAACGCACGTATCGGTCAGGGCGGTTACCGGCAAAGGATGCTGCATATCTGGGGCGGAAAGTGCGCCGTGTCTGGTTGCGGCCTCGAATCGGTGCTCATCGCTTCGCATGCCAAGGCGTGGAAAGACTCCAGCAACGATGAACGCCTTGATGAATACAACGGGCTGCTTCTCGCTGCATCTATCGACAGGCTCTTTGATAGCGGTCTCATAGCGTTCGGGGATGACGGTGCGCTTCTCGTGGGCTCCAAAGTCTCCAGGGAAGACCTTGCCGTAATCGGACTGTCTGGTTCGGCACGGCTTCGTTCCATCCACCCGCGCCACAAACCCTACCTTCAAGAGCACCGCAAGAAATTCGGATTTGACAAATGAGCGTTCGGCCTCAAACCATCCAAATCTTCCTTCCATCCGGCAACCCGAGTGGCATCCGCATGGCGGAAATCACCACCCGCATCGTGCGAGTCTTCGAGGTGCCCAGGCGGCTTCTGGATGATTTTTTGGCGATGCCGGAGGCGTCCCAGGTCGGCGTCTACTCCCTGGTCGGGGATGGCGACGATGCGGATATGCCGAGCCTGTACATCGGCCAGACCGGAAACGTCGGCAAGCGTCTCGCTGAGCACAACGAGAAGAAGGACTTCTGGAGTCGGGCATTGGTTATTGTGTCATTGACGAACAGTCTGACGCAGACACACGTGACCTTTCTCGAGTGGCAGTGCATCAAGGAGGCGAAACAGGTTGGTCGCTATCAACTGGAGAACGGGAATGGGGGCTCGAAGCCGCACACTCCCGCTCCCTTGGAAGCTGACTGCCTAGAAATCTACGACACCATGCGCGTGCTGGTTGCCACGCTCGGTCACCCTATTTTCGAAGCCGTGGCTAAGCCCGTGGGGGAAACCAATGCCAAAGAACTTTTCTTTTGCACAGCGGGAGGAGCGAATGCCCGCGGCGAGTACACGGCGGAGGGCTTCGTCGTCCTCAAAGGGTCCACTGGGCGATTAGAGAACGTCCCCTCCATCGCTGGCAAATCGGACGAGCGCTTCCGTCAGAAGCTGCTCGATGTGGGCGTCATGGCTGCGGAGGGTGACAAAGTGGTGTTCACCAAGGACCACTTGTTTCGCTCGCCCAGCATGGCGGCAGTGGCCCTGCTCGGACGGACAGCTAATGGCTGGGAGACATGGAAAGCATCTGATGGTCGCACGCTGCACCAAGTCATGCGACAGCCCGCCTCCTGACGACAGACGTAACACACAAGAAAAATGCCCAAGCTCTCCAACGTCCACACCGAACGCATCTTCGAGAACGAGCTCTGCGACCACCTGGCCAGCCACGGCTGGACTGTGCGCACGCACCTTCAGAACGCCACCGGCTACAGCCGAGAGCTGGCTCTGTTCCCAGATGACCTGCTGGCGTTCGTCAAGGAAACGCAAAGTGCGGAGTGGGACAAGTTCAAGGCCTGGCACAACGGCAATTCGGACTCGGTCTTTGTCAAGCGCGTGGCCGAGCAGTTGGACAAGCACGGCACCCTGCACCTGCTGCGACACGGATTCAAGGACCGGAACGCCCGCTTCACCCTGTGCCAGTTCCGCCCGGCACACAAGAAGAGCCCAGGGCTCTGGGCCTGGTACGAGCAGAACCGCCTGTCCGTCATCCGCCAGCTGCATTACAGCCTGCATAACGAAAACAGCATCGACCTGGTGCTTTTCGTCAACGGCCTGCCAGTGGCCACCGCCGAGCTCAAGACTGACCTGACCCAGAACATCACCGACGCCATCCAGCAGTACAAGAAGGACCGCCCACCGAAGGACCCCAAGAGCCGCGAGCCCGAGGCCCTGCTCCAGTTCAAGACCCGCGCCCTGGTGCACCTCGCCGTGTCCACCGACGAAGTGTTCATGGCCACCAAGCTCGATGGCCACAAGACCTTCTTCCTGCCGTTCAACCTGGGGCGCCCCGATGGCTACGGTGGCGCAAGCGCTGGCAACCCTCCAGCTCCACCCGAATATGGCTACCCCACCTATTACCTCTGGCACGACGTCTGGTCCAAGGACGTCTGGCTCGACATCCTGGGCAACTTCCTCCACTTGGAGGTCAAGACCGAGGTGGATGCCAACACAGGCGCCAAGTCGACCAAGGAAACCCTCATCTTCCCGCGCTTTCACCAGCTCGACGCCGTGCTGCGTCTGGTCAAGGCCGCCGGCGACGAAGGGGCCGGGCACGCCTATCTGGTGCAGCACTCGGCGGGCTCGGGTAAATCCAACACGATTGCCTGGAGCGCGCACCGACTGGCCAATCTGCACAACGCCCAGGACGACAAGGTTTTCGACTCGGTCATCGTCATCACTGACCGCAGGGTGCTGGACCGTCAGCTGCAGGACACCATCAGCCAGTTCGAGCACAAAGCCGGGGTGGTGCAGAAGATTGATGAAAACAGCGCCCAACTCGCCGAGGCGCTGAACAGCGGCACCCAGGTCATCATTACCACGCTGCAGAAGTTTCCCTTCATCATCGACAAGGTGGGCGCGCTCAAGGGCAAGCGCTTCGCTCTCATCATCGACGAGGCCCATTCCAGCCAATCCGGCAGCGCCGCACAAAAGCTGCGGTCCGCGCTCACCAAGGACGACAAGCCCCAGCAGACCGTGCAGGTCGAGCTCGAAGGTGAACTGCTGGACGTCGATGTCGACGTCGACATCGACCCGGAGGACCTCACCTCCGAGGACGTCATCAACGGCGTGCTCGAAGGCCGCAAGCGCCCGGAGAACGTCAGCTACTTTGCCTTCACCGCCACGCCCAAATCCAAGACGCTGGAGCTCTTTGGCCGACCGGGCGCGGACGGCAAACCCGAGGCCTTCCATGTGTATTCGATGCGCCAGGCCATCGAGGAGGGGTTCATCCTGGACGTGCTGCGCAACTACACGTCCTACAAGATGTTTTACAAGCTGGGGTCGATGGCCGACGACAAGCTCGTGCCACAGAAGAAGGCCAAGAAGGTCCTGGCCCGCTACGCCGTGCTGCACCCCTACAACATCGCCCAGAAGGTGGTGGTCATCGTCGAGCACTTCCGCCAGCACGTGGCCGCCAAGATTGGCGGCAAGGCCAAGGCCATGGTGGTCACCGACAGCCGCAAGGCCGCGGTGCGCTACAAGCTGGCGATGGACAAGTACATCAAGGAGCGCGGCTACGACAAGGACATGCGCGCCTTGGTGGCTTTCTCCGGCAACGTTGAAGACCTGGACTCCGGACCCGACCCGTTCAACGAATCCAACATGAACCCCGATATCCGCGGCAAGGACCCGGCCGAGGCGTTCAAGGAGAACGTCTACCGGGTGCTGCTGGTGGCCAACAAGTACCAGACGGGCTTTGACCAGCCGCTGCTGTACGCCATGTATGTCGACAAGCGCCTGTCGGGGGTGCTGGCCGTGCAGACGCTCTCACGCCTGAACCGCACCTACCCCGGCAAGGACGAGACTTTCGTGCTGGACTTTGTGAACAAGCCCGAGGAAATCCTGGCTGCGTTCCAGCCCTATTACCGCACGGCTCAGTTGGAAGAAGTGACGGACCCCAACATCGTGCATGAGCTCCATATCAAGCTCGACCAGGCCGGGGTCTACCTGCCGAGTGAGGTGGAGTTGTTTGCCGAGGCGTTCTTCGACCCCAAGCGCAAACAGGCCGGGCTGCACGCCTATCTCAAGCCAGCGGCGGACCGGTTCGCCGAGCTGTCGGAGACCACGCCCGAAGACGCCAACCAGTTCCGCAAGGACCTGGGGACGTTCCTGCGCGTGTATGACTTCCTGTCGCAAATCGTCCCCTACGACGACCCTGACCTGGAGAAGCTCTACGCCTTCGGCAAGAACCTGATGCCGCGCATCCTCGAACGCGGTTCATCGAGCATCCTCGAGCTGGACTCCGACGTGCGCCTGACACATTACCGGCTACAGAAAATCGGCGAGCAGACCCTGGACCTGGCCTCTGGCGAAGTGGTCAAGCTCAAGCCCGTGTCCGAGGCGGGAACAGGCGCGGCAGATGAGGACGAAAAAAAACAGCTTGCCGAAATCGTGGGCGTGATGAATGACTTGTTCTCAGGCAATCTGACCGAAGGCGACATGGTCGGCTACGTGACCACCATCACGGAAAAGCTGATGGAAAGCGAAGCCCTGGCCGAGCAGGCGCGCAACAACAGCGAGCAGCAGTTCGCCCTTGGGTCTTTCAAGGACATCATGACCGACGCCATCATTGACAGCCAAGACGGGCACAACGCTATTGCGGGTCAGTTGCTCAAGGACGAGCGAGTGTTCACGGCGATGCTGGGGATGCTGGCAAGGCAGGTCTACAGGGCGTTTTCCACACGCAACTTGAGCACTTAAGAAGGCCTCTTTCTCATACCACTCATGCACCGCAACGAAGCTGCTGAAAATTTTGCCCAAACCCAAGCCATCGAATGCGCCGCGGACTGGCTCAATGCCGCAGCGTATTTACTTAATAGGTTTATCGCCTCATCAGGACCAATAAATTTCGACGAGCCATCAACGGACTCCTTTCAAAAAATTCTGCATCCTCAAACATGTCGGATTCGCCGCTATATTGCCGCGTTATCGAGACTTACCTTTGACGCGGAGAAGCCGACAATGACTCCGCAGACGGATGGCGCTCATTCGATTCTCAAAAGTCTATTTGAGCTGTATGTCGAGGCTGCACTTTGCCTCACCTATAAAGATATCTTTGGCATTGAACCGGACCCCGCCGGCCACTATCTTCATCAGCGAGTTTATCTGTACGCTTCTTTCGTCAAGATGCGCTCCAATTATCAAAAGTACTTCTCATCAAGGGAACTTATAAACAAACTAACCAAACCAGAAACTCTTGCGAAAATACCGCGACCGGAACGCGAATATCTGATGCGCGGGCAAGGTGCCGCGGAAGCCGAACTAAAAAACACTGCAATATTACTGCAATATTCGGATACCCGCTATTCCAAGGTAAATCACTGGTTTCCCGAACGCGACATGCATGGAGCCTATTTCACTCACCGCGAGAAGGACAAAAGTCATGAGCGGGCCAAGGATGTCGGCTCCGTTGCATGGCGTTGCAAGGCAATTCTTGCAAAGCACTATCCAGTCCCGGCCCTTCGGGACCTGTGGCCAATCTTTTACGACAATTATTACGATATCCTCAATCAGCGGACACATCCAAGTCTTGGCTTTGACGAGACGTTTCGGACTGAGGCTGAGAGAATTTTTGATTATGCAGAGCAGCTTGTTGGGACAAGGTTGATTTTCCAACGATGCATCACTCCCATGTTGAGCGAAGCATTTTCGAAATGGTGGCGCCCTCCTGATGAACTCATAAGGGCGCTCAATGAATACGACAAAGCCGCGACAGAGCTCGTATTGAATTTTGGGCCGCAGGTGCGCCGATAGAAGGCTTGCTAAGCTGCCCTGGCCGAGGCATAATGAAAAAGTGCCTCGACGAAACTTCAGAGTTGACAACCACTCATTGGTCAACTTTCTGGAGAGTTTCAATGAGTGCAGCATCAGCGCAAGAGTCGTCCATCACGGCTTTGAATTTTCATGTGTGGCAACCATGCAACATGGCTTGCCGGTATTGCTTTGCGCAGTTCGATGACCAAGTTCCGCAATTGCGAAGGGATAAGCAGGAACTTAGAGAACGTGCGCTAGCCGTCGTCGAGGCGGCGGCATCCGCTGGAATTCAGAAGCTTACGCTTGTGGGCGGCGAGCCCACGCTCTGTCCGTGGCTCAAAGACCTCTTAGAGGCAGCCATTACCAGGGGCATGGTGACAATGATTGTCACCAATGGCACCAAAGTCGATGAGGCGTGGCTGCAGAGGCACGCCGAATGCTTGAACTGGGCAGCCGTCAGCGTAGACAGCTTGGATGCGGGTACAAATTCGCGGATTGGGCGGCGAGTGGGCGCGGGGAGTGCACCCGATAGGGATTACTACGGGAAGCTCTTTCGTTTGCTCAACGCAGCTGGCATTCGGACGAAGGTTAATACCGTCGTATCTGCTCAGAATTGGCAAGAAGATTTTGTGCCCTTCTTGTCCAAAGCGCGGCCCGAGCGCTGGAAAATCTTCCAAGCCCTCCACATTCGAGGTGAGAACGACTCCGCCTTTCCTGAATTCTCCGTTTCGATTGAACAGTTCCAGTCGTTTATTGAAAGGCATGAAAAGCTCGAACGCCTACTCACCATCGCCGCGGAGGGTAGCGATGACATGCTCGGCTCTTATTTAATGGTTGACCCCTTGGGCCGCTTCGTGACTAACATCGGCGGAATCTATGCATACAGCAAGCCCATCTGGGATGTTGGATGGAAGGCAGCGATTGCAGAAGCACAATTCGATTCGAAAAAATTCGTTGAACGCGGTGGCATATATAACTGGTAATGTCTAGTTGAGGCGCAGAGTGTCCCGCGAGACCGTCGCCACGGGCTACAGCTTTGCCGATGCTTGGCGGCGGGCTCGCTGGAGATGGATAGCGACACCGAATCCCGGCTGCGCATCACGGAAGGCGACGGCTTCGGGCGCATCCGCCCTGTGCAGGTGGCGGATGGGTCGGGGGCTGATGCCAAGCGAGAGCGGGTGGACAGTGACACGGTTCACCCCGCTGTTGGACCGGAGGGCGACAAGCGATGCCTGCCGCTGCCGCAACTTGAAGTTCGGTGACAGACACGAACGTGCCATCGCGCAAAAAAATGGGGTGCAGCCTCACGGCCGCACCCCGCATCACAATCAGTTCACCCGCACCCGCCAACCTGCCCTGCCCGCTTACGCGGCCATGGGTTCCGGAAAGTCGTAGTCATCGCCTTGCGGCTCCAGCACGTCGCGAGGCATGTCGAGCATCACCACCCGCTGAGGCACCCTGGCGAATTTCTGGGTGGAGGCCATCGCGCCTGGCAGGCGCATCAGCACATCCTTCCATCCACCGAGAGCCCAGTCAGTCCCGGTCATCAGCCGTTTGATTCCCTGGTGCTGCTCGGAACTGCACACGGCGAGTTTCCAGCTTGCGCTGGGACGGACCCACAGAGCGCGGACGCCGAACTCCTCGAGCTGTCTGCTCAACTGCTCGCGGTGTTCGTTGTCCTGGGCGTGCACGATGTTCGTGAGCACGTCACGAATCGTCATGTGCGCCTTTTCCTTCGCCCCATTGACCATGCGGAACATGGCCACCTTGCGGCTGAGCAGGACGCCGAGGCAAGCCTCAGCATCCCTCTCGACCACCACGTGCGCGGGCACGCCGAGGTCCATTTCGGCGATGACGGCACGCAGTTCCTCGGGCGAAGCGATGCCCTTGCGGGTCAAGGCGACGTAGCCCGCAACGAGCGGCGCGTACTTGTCCGCGATGCGAGCTTCGTGCCCGAGGGCGATGAGCATGGAACGCGCATCAGCCAAGGCCTCGCGCATCACATCCCACCGGTCCACGAGCAGGCGCCGAAGGCGTGCACCCAACGCCACCGCATCGCCACTGCGGGCGATGTCAAGTAGTGGTTCGTATCGCACGCGCGATGCCTCCGGTAGCGGCTGCAGCACAAGCCTGACCGTCCGACTCTCGGTTGCCGCATTGAAGGCCGGCAAACCGATGCCCGTCACCAGCACACCAGCCGGGGCATTGAAATACCGCGTCCGGCCACCGTTGACCCGCATGAGTCGCGCCACGGAAGTCGCGCTGAACTGCAAACGCAGAAGTTCGGCGAACTGCTCGAGGGCAGCCTTCTTCGACCCTCGCGCTTCGACCTCGTCAACGATGAGTGCCGCCGCCGAATGTTCCAGCGCATAAATCGTCTGGGCCATCGTCGGCACACCATCGCGGCGGATGGCCTGCGGCCCCAGCAACGCACCGAGAAACTCGATGAGCGTGGTCTTGCCGGAGCCACGCTCCGCGGTGATGGCCAGGATGGGGCGGTGGGAGAGGACGGTCCCAAAGAAAGCCGAGACAACCCAACCCACCACCTTCATCCAGTCGCCCAGCGCGGAAAGACCGAAGCTGGCCAGCACGCGCAGCACGCTTTGGACATCGTCCTCAGACGCGCAGGGCGTGTCCAAGGCAAAACCAAGGTCCGCACCGCTTTGATAGACGGGCTGCCCTTTGCGACGCTCCAGCGAGACCGGCTTGCCGCTCGGGGAGGTGACTTGTTGGCCAAAATTCACCACCAGGTCATCGCCCTCGCGGTACAGGCCGGGCCCGCGCACGTCTTTGAAGTCGAAGAGCCCCAGGCGGTCGCATTCCTCGGCAATCGCCTCGGTGAGCGCCTTGGCGTCCTCGACCTCCTCGCGCAGTTCTGGGTCGTACACCGTGCAGGTCTTGCACGCCTCCCGGCCAAGCCAGACCTGGAGTTTGCCGATTCGTAAATCGTTGGCGCGCAGTGTCACGAGTTGGCCGGTTTTCAGCGACAGCACGACATAGCTGCCTTCCAGCGTATGCCCCATCGGCACCCAGCCGCCTTCGGGGACAACAAGATTCGCGACATGTGCGGCAGTGGCGATGCGCTTCTCTGGGGAAGGAATTTTCTTCGGCGTGCCAAAAAAACTCAGGATTTTCATGTTTTCTCTCCATCGGGGGCTCGGGATGAGCCCCAATGACCGACGAGTTCTGCACCCCCTGATACAGGCGCAGAAAACAGCTCTTGGCTACGCATCGGTGGTCTCCACGCATCTTGCGTCGTACAGATATGCGAGACCTGACTGCGCAAGCGCAGTCGATTCCAAATCAAGGGAGGCGCTTTTCAGGGCGCGTCCCTGGCGCTCTTCGTCAGCTGCCGCATCAGCACGATGCGGAGTACGGGGTGTCTGATTGTGAAAGAACGTTTGTCACGTCGTACCCGTGTAACCGTGACGACCTGACATCGCGCTGAACGCAGGGCCAGAATAGGCCGGCCGAACCCCCTCGCCTAGGGGGCGATACCCAGCAGAAGCACAAAACCCTCGATTGCGTGAAAAATTTCACGCAATCGAGGGCATCTCGACAGGCTATCTAAACCGCCTTCCTACACTTGTCTCCCCCCGACCCCATCTGGAGACCCGCCTCAATCGAGCGTCGTGTCGCTGCTGGTCGATGGCGTCGTGCTCCGCCTGGCGCTGCACCAGCCGTCCGTTCATGCTCCGCGAGCGACTCGACATGCCCGCTCTCGCGCCTGCTGCTGCCAAAAGGCACGTAGGAGTTCGTGGACGTGTGATAGGCCCAGAGGCACCCACGCGCGCCCCATTCTTTCCCTGTTTCAGTCCTCGCCCTTCAGGCTTACGGAGCCGCGTCCCGGCTCCCATGGCCGGGCAGGGATGGCTGCGAACTGTATGCGGGAGAAGTACATAGCTAAGCGATTGAACGGCAGGTCAGAGCCGTAACCATCGGTCACGTGGCCGTCCCCAGTTGTGTGTCCAAGCAGGCGCTGAAGGTACTTGCTCGGCACCCCGGCCGCCTCGAGCGTGTCCTTCATGCAGTGGCGAAACGAGTACAGCACCTTGCGCTTGTCGGTAATGCCGAGCGCGCGCTTGTAGCGCCCGAAGAACTTCGAGAACGAACCCGAAAGCTTTCCGTGGAAGTCTTTCTTGAGTGCCGGGAAGAAGACGGTCGCCTTGCGCTCGCGCAGCCATTCGACATACCGCAACAGACCCAGTTCGATGAGCCTCGGTGCCACCGGCACGCGCCGGACAGACACAGCGTTTTTGAGCGTGCGGCGGTGCGACTCGGGCACCTCGTTGTCGAAGAGGTCCACGTCGTCATCGGACAGGCGGTCTACGATGCTCAACGACCAACCCAATTTCGGGTCGTGGACGAGGTCACTCAACGCCAGGCCGGCGAGCTCCTCCGGCCGAGCTCCGGTGTAAAACATCAACAGCGGAATCCAG
It includes:
- a CDS encoding viperin family antiviral radical SAM protein, with translation MSAASAQESSITALNFHVWQPCNMACRYCFAQFDDQVPQLRRDKQELRERALAVVEAAASAGIQKLTLVGGEPTLCPWLKDLLEAAITRGMVTMIVTNGTKVDEAWLQRHAECLNWAAVSVDSLDAGTNSRIGRRVGAGSAPDRDYYGKLFRLLNAAGIRTKVNTVVSAQNWQEDFVPFLSKARPERWKIFQALHIRGENDSAFPEFSVSIEQFQSFIERHEKLERLLTIAAEGSDDMLGSYLMVDPLGRFVTNIGGIYAYSKPIWDVGWKAAIAEAQFDSKKFVERGGIYNW
- a CDS encoding type I restriction endonuclease subunit R encodes the protein MPKLSNVHTERIFENELCDHLASHGWTVRTHLQNATGYSRELALFPDDLLAFVKETQSAEWDKFKAWHNGNSDSVFVKRVAEQLDKHGTLHLLRHGFKDRNARFTLCQFRPAHKKSPGLWAWYEQNRLSVIRQLHYSLHNENSIDLVLFVNGLPVATAELKTDLTQNITDAIQQYKKDRPPKDPKSREPEALLQFKTRALVHLAVSTDEVFMATKLDGHKTFFLPFNLGRPDGYGGASAGNPPAPPEYGYPTYYLWHDVWSKDVWLDILGNFLHLEVKTEVDANTGAKSTKETLIFPRFHQLDAVLRLVKAAGDEGAGHAYLVQHSAGSGKSNTIAWSAHRLANLHNAQDDKVFDSVIVITDRRVLDRQLQDTISQFEHKAGVVQKIDENSAQLAEALNSGTQVIITTLQKFPFIIDKVGALKGKRFALIIDEAHSSQSGSAAQKLRSALTKDDKPQQTVQVELEGELLDVDVDVDIDPEDLTSEDVINGVLEGRKRPENVSYFAFTATPKSKTLELFGRPGADGKPEAFHVYSMRQAIEEGFILDVLRNYTSYKMFYKLGSMADDKLVPQKKAKKVLARYAVLHPYNIAQKVVVIVEHFRQHVAAKIGGKAKAMVVTDSRKAAVRYKLAMDKYIKERGYDKDMRALVAFSGNVEDLDSGPDPFNESNMNPDIRGKDPAEAFKENVYRVLLVANKYQTGFDQPLLYAMYVDKRLSGVLAVQTLSRLNRTYPGKDETFVLDFVNKPEEILAAFQPYYRTAQLEEVTDPNIVHELHIKLDQAGVYLPSEVELFAEAFFDPKRKQAGLHAYLKPAADRFAELSETTPEDANQFRKDLGTFLRVYDFLSQIVPYDDPDLEKLYAFGKNLMPRILERGSSSILELDSDVRLTHYRLQKIGEQTLDLASGEVVKLKPVSEAGTGAADEDEKKQLAEIVGVMNDLFSGNLTEGDMVGYVTTITEKLMESEALAEQARNNSEQQFALGSFKDIMTDAIIDSQDGHNAIAGQLLKDERVFTAMLGMLARQVYRAFSTRNLST